Proteins from a genomic interval of Nitrospina gracilis Nb-211:
- a CDS encoding tetratricopeptide repeat protein: MRAATRITLALTGRRPRPPGLFSGGRRATAYGTLVLLCAFLLTACDTTRYARKQIPKEVMQAYLENKPKPLHKVYRDVLEEGERNFVLNHMRAGLGAMELGHDRLAAESFEITLLSIEAVYAENESAEKARSVWYEEGKKDFKGEPYERAMAYYYRGLLFLKEGDYENARACFKSGQLQDALAENEKYQMDFALLIYLEGWASHLLGDEQLAKTAFEEAQKIRPDLTPPAPGDDVLVLAESGMSPVKVAAGEGQAALTFKRGSGFREKGARLFVNGRTYSPRMTEDIYWQASTRGGRVVDAILKDKVVFKETHETVGKALTELGVQGMLLSAQHDSDEGLLISGIVTAIGLIEQGVAASTQTRADDRYWETLPDSVHVFTYARDANQPSGTVTVSFVDPNGNAVSDFTFETEVQMTPRGHGLAWVRSRPKFEKPGQTQTDPQTGSSGTLEADPQTAPRPAHTPARQPSQPD, encoded by the coding sequence GTGCGCGCGGCAACCCGCATCACATTGGCATTGACCGGACGGCGGCCACGGCCGCCGGGTCTTTTCTCCGGGGGAAGACGCGCCACGGCGTACGGCACCCTGGTCCTCCTCTGCGCCTTTCTCCTCACCGCCTGCGACACCACCCGCTACGCCCGCAAGCAAATCCCCAAAGAGGTCATGCAGGCGTACCTCGAAAACAAACCGAAACCGCTCCACAAGGTGTACCGCGACGTGCTGGAAGAAGGCGAGCGCAACTTCGTGCTCAACCACATGCGCGCCGGGCTGGGCGCCATGGAGCTGGGCCACGACCGCCTCGCCGCGGAGTCGTTCGAGATCACGCTCCTCAGCATCGAGGCCGTCTATGCGGAAAACGAGTCGGCGGAAAAAGCGCGGAGCGTGTGGTACGAGGAGGGCAAGAAGGATTTCAAGGGCGAACCGTATGAGCGCGCCATGGCCTACTACTACCGCGGCCTGCTGTTTCTGAAGGAAGGCGACTACGAAAACGCGCGCGCCTGTTTCAAAAGCGGCCAGTTGCAGGACGCGCTTGCCGAAAACGAAAAATACCAGATGGACTTCGCGCTGTTGATCTACCTGGAAGGTTGGGCGTCACATCTGTTGGGCGACGAACAACTGGCGAAGACGGCGTTTGAGGAAGCACAGAAGATCCGGCCGGACCTCACCCCGCCCGCTCCGGGCGACGATGTGCTGGTACTGGCGGAAAGCGGCATGTCGCCGGTAAAGGTCGCCGCGGGCGAGGGGCAGGCGGCGCTCACCTTCAAACGCGGCTCCGGGTTCCGCGAAAAGGGCGCACGGCTGTTCGTCAACGGCCGCACCTATTCGCCGCGCATGACGGAGGACATTTACTGGCAGGCCTCGACACGCGGCGGCCGCGTGGTGGACGCCATCCTCAAGGACAAGGTGGTCTTCAAGGAAACCCACGAGACCGTGGGCAAGGCGCTCACCGAACTGGGCGTGCAGGGCATGCTGTTGTCGGCGCAACATGACAGCGACGAAGGCCTCCTCATCTCCGGCATCGTCACTGCCATCGGCCTAATCGAGCAGGGCGTCGCCGCCAGCACGCAGACCCGCGCCGACGACCGGTATTGGGAAACCCTCCCCGACAGCGTGCATGTGTTCACCTACGCCAGGGATGCCAATCAGCCAAGTGGCACGGTGACGGTGAGTTTTGTCGATCCCAACGGCAACGCTGTATCGGACTTCACATTCGAAACCGAAGTGCAGATGACCCCGCGCGGCCACGGCCTCGCCTGGGTGCGCTCGCGCCCG
- a CDS encoding inorganic diphosphatase — protein MFHPWHDVELGDELPDVFPAIIEVPKGSKTKYELDKKTGMIKVDRILYSSVQYPANYGFIPRTLGEDHDPLDVLVLGQDRVYPLSIMRAKPIGVMEMVDQGEEDDKIIAVHMDDPEYNHYESIDELPPHRMEEVKRFFEDYKKLEKKEVVVEDFLGREEAVRILNASIDLYRKEFGK, from the coding sequence ACTGCCGGACGTGTTTCCGGCTATCATCGAAGTGCCCAAAGGCTCCAAAACCAAGTACGAACTCGACAAGAAAACCGGCATGATCAAGGTGGACCGCATCCTGTACAGCTCCGTGCAGTATCCCGCCAACTACGGCTTCATCCCGCGCACGCTGGGCGAAGACCACGACCCCCTGGATGTCCTCGTGCTGGGACAGGACCGCGTGTACCCGCTGTCCATCATGCGCGCCAAACCCATCGGCGTGATGGAGATGGTGGACCAGGGCGAGGAAGACGACAAGATCATCGCCGTGCATATGGACGATCCCGAATACAACCATTACGAGTCGATCGACGAGTTGCCGCCACACCGGATGGAAGAAGTGAAACGGTTTTTCGAGGACTACAAGAAGCTGGAGAAGAAGGAAGTGGTGGTGGAGGATTTTCTGGGCCGGGAAGAAGCCGTGCGCATCCTCAATGCCTCCATCGACCTCTACCGGAAAGAATTCGGGAAGTGA